aggaatttaaaaactaagcaCATTTACTGAACGAAGCCATTTTCGTAGTTAATGCCTACAAACTGTAGGCAATAACTAagtaaaaaatggaaaaaaaaatacagttaagATCATACTCAGCGGATGCtcaatgaaaattcaaaaccaTACCAGAACTGTTGTATAAATCCACATTGTTCGATCCGCTCGACAGATTAGACTGGTCGGTGAGTCCGTATCTAGCATTATCCTGCGCACCATTCATTGTGCTTGATTGCCTTCTAAACAACCGTACGAGCAAACACTGATGGATACCGTTGGCCGCgtgaatagaaataaaataatatgaacgtGATTACATCGTTGCCGTCACATACCTATAAGGCGCGGCTCTCACATAACCTGTTAAGCACTTGTGCGTGTGATGCGTCTAAACGAAAACCAACACGAAAATGCACAAATTGTGATATAATGTCGTCAATAACGACAAGTGACAACAGTTGCGATAAAAGCGCGATCACCACACAACGGTGATTGAGtgattattgtaattgttGTACACAGCGATACTAACGTGTTCCGTTAGTCGCCAGTCGGCTTAATACTACGTTTTAATTAgggattattacaatattattacgggACACGCAGAAACGGATTAGTGTGAATAAGATTAACGTTGCgatgatttaatttgtatcGATTATCGACCCATAGGCCATAGTAACAGgtgaaagtataataattatagaaatgcGCGAGATAACACGTTATCAAAATGGAAAACAAAACACGACATTACCGATAACGGTGGCGcggactatattataaacactatgcaatttataataattacctattgaTAATATGATGTGCTGGTGAGCGAGACGTACGAcggagataataatattatataagtattgtaaatttgtaaacatgaatattattatgatattacgcCATCGGTACTCGGTTTACGTTTCAATAACCTTGATTGTACGCTGTAGACCAACAGCATTAATTGATTTTGGAACTTTGACATGAtgatatattctattaaaaagtCATAGATTATGTAAGAAATATGGTATAATGTAGAACGTTCAACATATAGGAATATTCAATAAAGTACTAACTACTAagcatttgaaattaaagaattaaaacattgcattttttttcgcaaattaaaatagttaaaaaaatagtttaacagTTATGTATgacgatttattaattttatctaatttcgtagaaatgtcatatttattgactattatgtttttattgataataacatgTCTACAGTTTCGAATTTGTTAAGTgttctataatagtataatgtattaatgttacataactaatatagtaatataggtaaatataagtatatacctataggtaggtatgtattattagttgaataattttcagtaaTTTTATCTTAGTTAACATATGGTTGgtattttggtaattaaaatatctacgtattaaaaaataatagttgacattgtattttaagttcactattgtaaatattcttttatttgaaataaatgaaaaatactataaatgaaACAAACATAGaactatatacaattttaaagaagAAGAAACGAGATAGTAAAGAATTcgaatgtatttgtattttgtattagcattatgcttgaaaattattcaaatacatttttttggaatgattataaaaaaaaaaacattcgaaTAATCATACTTAAAAATCAGTCGAATaattatctagataatattttgccAAACTTTGGTATAGGTACTTCaagttcaataaattatcaaagttAGACAGAGttatttcagtatttaatgaaaataaaactgtattgaaaaatatactattaccgATGACACGCTAGCTGATTCAAATCTTTCGTGTACAATTAAAAGAAAGAGTCAAGGGTAAATATAACGGGGACAGATAGACGATAATACTGAACTTAAACAAATtggacaaattatttaaaaataaataacatcatattattttgtgaatactaaatgcatattatataatcaagaGATTGagctaaatactttttttgtcaTGCCTACactaaagtttaattttcaatccTAACTGAAGTGTTGGAAAATAGTCTTTTTACGTCCAGCGGACagtaaatgaattatttctaCCTGAtgtggtaataaaaaaattcctaTACGTAACGGGTGGAAAAGTGGAAAGACTTCGGCACCTCGTTACTTTTCAAATCAGATGTATCCATAAATAACCGCAGTGGTGGGCAACCggctgacatttttttttcatagtaaataattttagaatataatttttttattttgttcagctcgcgaattttttttaattcgtttatGTGGCACGAGAGTCCAAAAGGTCGCCAATGACTGAATCAACGTATCGATAAGTTTCATCTATTACTTACCTATATCAAATAGGTACTATAGTTGCCAATTAGCTGGTAAGTGGAATGTGTGTAAGTATgttctatataaaatagtccAATGAATCTAAATACCGATAACCACAAGAAAAGTATGTTATGGATTATGACTTTTTCTGCGTTTTCAGAGATAGTAGAGGCGTcacaaaaaatagtatacttGTACACTTATGTGTTGTTTGTGCTGGACTGCTGGTTGGGAATTTTAGAACTACATTAACTTTTAAGCTAGTGATAAGCAAAAAAGACCTAAAACAAGTTACAAGACTATAAAAATCTTGAATCCTCATAACTCAAGGTCAAGGAGCAAGTTTCTAAACAACCCATCCACCCATCACCAACTATTGCATTTACTAGAaccaatgtaatatttttaggttcttctttagttaaatttgtcattaacttttacaatttattatatagatgcacttattttttacttgaatGATCAATCTTCTGTTATGAATTacgaacattaattataaacaattaaatttgtgtttttgatatctaaaataaaactttacaagtttatacataatatatacttatgatttaataattttattttaattgaaatcattttttaattattatgtatttatgtgtataaatgtattatatatttaaaaatctatttaccaTCGTAGTCGCATTGGTATGAGTTTCTATTGTGAATTTATGattagatataatacaaattggtAACTATtagactattttaatttttataaatctcattaaaataaacctaACACTCTGATCCAAATCCGTGTGATTTTGTCACTAGTTTCTGAgtgaaatatatcattttaatgtacctacctaaacaGACAACGATTTAACAAGGTTTAAATAGGTAGTTATTAAAGCATATGAGGCAAACTTACAATATACTACGACAGTAATAAAGGTCACATGAATGTCGCAagaaattaaaacgttttattaaattatacctatctactataattataacttcctgttattagtataataggtattcaaaGCAAAAAGTTATTTACGAACACAAATAATCGTATGATCAACTTTAAGAACCCagcgaatatttttttattgacatattttaaaagtttttttgtacataaaaaatgatattggaaatatttggtgaaaatttcaagtatttatttttattattattttagattctgaacggagtattgattttacaatgatgtgtgtttttttttttgtgtctgtcatcacgttgtggagtagtagtagtagtgcttcgatttttgacttcagcccctctttgaaaaggaaattgaatctagttggtactttaggaggtcaaaagtaaaaaatctctagtagttttcaaaagcatcAGGAAAAACGTGAAGTTTTACGCATAATcactttttgacaaaattgattttttaattttgctgtaactcaaaaacgaatcattgtaaatacttggatttttcatcaaatgtttatattagcgttatcgtatagataacgctaatataaagttacgattaaattttcaaaatatttagaatttttttaaactattaggccattgaatttttttttcttgaaatgccgacaaaaaatttgactttccaaaaaaatctttaaaatttaatacaaggtttattataagttgttcttgttgtagtaaaaaaaaaaaaatcgttagtcacaatttctgtttataagtattaaaagttcaaatgtttacaaaatatgtcaaaatcgcgaaaattagcaaggaattttgaagttgaaaattcataaaatttttgtgatttaaatcTAAGGTTAATAAAACCAACACAAAGTTCTCAaaactttttcttcaaataacagtaaaaaataactcCAGCGGTCaataaagaaaacattttatgagcgtatgaaatttattgtttacgaaatcgaataaaataacaatataattactatctaaatataggtaataatataaatataatatatcctactaattatacTAGACTTATTAAGTTACAAATCTTCTCCGTTTAGAATCGTTTTCCGTATACAATATGATACCTTACCTGTCggctgtcattgcattcaaatttaacacatccattatagtgacctactcatCTACATGTCTAGTGTCTACTAGATATTCAGCAGAGCATCTTATGAGGAACCTTGCGTTAAATTTTGATGGTTTTTGACCAAATGaagattgatttaaaatattttttaaatttgatcatacatataaaatactaacatCAACGTTTGGTTAtccgtttttgagttataacaaataataaaatcgattttgtgaaaaacaattatcatGCGTAAATATGCGATACACGTGTAATGAGTATATTGTGATTTGTGGCctggtaataattttaaaattatctgcaAACTTTAGGTATCTGCTTACCTAccaaaaattaacaaactaAAACAACATACGGTCTCCTATATAGTAAGTATTCAAACCATAGTCTACAAAGATCTAGTCGATATAGAGTATTACTTAATGATTCGTACTTCAGTTAATCGACTTTACAGTTCACaccatcgtatattattataaatttaaatacataggtaattcaaacattaatattataataatcaatcggTTATCACTTCACCACTGTTTTGCTTATCAAGCGACCGCCACAGCCGTTTTCACGGTCCACTAGTGGATGCGTCTGTTACCACGGTCCGCGCAACTCACAGGAGGATCGTCGGGTCGCGGCATAAAAATCGTTATCGTTATCACGAGCAGCGCGTCGGCCGTCGATCACCGATCCCGATTCCCGACATTTCGTGAACACTGAACATTGCTGTCTGCTGTCGTTGtgcattgtaaattgtaatatttccaTTTCGCGCAACTCCGTTCACCATCGATCGTGTCTGTTAGGTATTATATCGATATTGTCACTGGTCACGACGTTGCCTTTTGAATTTTAGAACATTTGCTAAAAACTGCCATCAACAACCGAATTCCATACACTCGATCAtacttatactaatatacatagaaataaGATAAAGAAATTAATCGTCACCCGCTCTACTGCCTACAAGCAGTACACGCTGGTCTAATATCGTTCCGTGCCCAAAGAAACTAGCCTGTGTGGTGTCTGTGCCGGTGGACCAACGGCGCTTACAATGGAGGCATTGATTCCTGTCATCAACCGATTGCAAGATGTGTTCAACACTGTCGGTTACGATGCCATACAGCTTCCTCAAATTGTGGTTGTCGGATCGCAGGTATGTTAATTTTCTGCCACAATAAGACTACACCATTCTACCAACTCTGTTACTTGTTAGAGGCAATAATTGTGTAGATTcatattactaataagtatCCTAccatatgtatttgttttttctatcataagttaaattttataaattatattacataataattctgtatgaaaaaaaatgcaatatgaatttaattgtgTCCTtttcaatagttaataattacaatgtgTCATTTAACTATTctggtatataaaaaacaacctTGGATATGTTTCATATTAGGAGATTATTTatgaatcatttttaactCATTATAATAGAAGGACCTATTTTTTCTatctacataggtatataactaaataaaaacattaagtatTCCTTTTgtccaattatttaaaattattaaattattcctattagagttaatttaattatttttgtttaataatagattattaatctagagttatttatttgaacagTTTGAAACTGTCCTTTAACATATACCTAAGATTTatcaatttgtatttgtttgtaAATGAAACTAGTATACAGTGTTCATTTACTGTACTtaacaataactaaaatctatttaattgaaaaaataagatagCAGTGATATGTCCAGTAACGGATTTTGGGTTCAATCGAATTAGTCAGTTCCAACCtttcaaaatgaaaattatccattttaaaaacatagcaTTTTACTCactgtcattatattattgttctataattatttgtatacctaatacatttttatatataagtgagataaataatactatgttaccttttttttttcatgtttgaAACTGACGACACGGTGAGAACTGCTTTCGCATTACTTCCACggtgcaatatatatatactatgctACCTAAagctttttaaaatcaaaattgataaatttaattatagtgcattaattattctaattatttctattttaaccATTCGGTATTGTTTATCAACACTTGTTCACattgttaactattttaaatatttcattgaacaTCAATTgctgataaaatgtatatactttcCCAAtggacataatttaattttgtcaaacaagaagtaaagtaataactatactgTGTTTCAGAGGATTAGGTCAGGTTCTCAAACTTTTATGGTTCACGcatccttaaaaaaaaaaataaataatcgcgCCTcccatgaataaataaatcacaatttcatattatttaaatatttaagtatttaaattttatgacaaATATTCAGCTAAACATATTGtttagtaaaacaaaaattatttttaaaaaattgatgactgttaatatataatgaagaATTCGATGTGAACAATGGGCTTTTTTCCTGTTTATTAATGCTTCAAAATTAGGCATCAATGATGTTTCCTTCTATTCGCATTTCTTTTTAACATTGAGTTTGAACACTTAGATTTTAATACCACAACTgcagaaaattgtttatttaaaaatatcaatatttacctCGCGCCTCACAGTTTTGAAACTGCtgctgttttttataataatatattatcttatagtatactatatttattctcTGTCAAGTTAATATGGACtgtaaatacttatactattTACTTTGTAGTTAGTCAGTAAAACATTCAGTCATTACTTAattgtttacttaaaaattaaaatttttaaataatagaaatcatTCAACCagctaaaaaaacaacatcaaTCACTGAGCAtaggaaaaatattgttgaaaataatgattttgatttatagcatataattaaaataataatatactacttaaattgttattttttgtaaatattaaatgcactATCacccattaatattttattaattgtttttaaaattatttaaaggttGTAgagaatcattattaattataaaaagtgattttaatacaagtattaatactttatcagttattataatttttttccacatgacatatattatattttattatttaaaacatttaaagctATAACTAAAGATCCATAGAGCAGggagttacatttttaaaaataaatataactgttttaacaaaattttatgGTCTTTAAAAAgtaaggtatatatttttttatttaactgttataaacttactgaataataaaaaatataaaaataataattttaaagcattTAACTAGTTTGGCAtgttgttgattttttaattttttaataagaataaatccaataaaaaatatagttaatattattaattaatatctttttcataaatttaaattcagaatttactgtaaattaagtatgaatttgtatgtatttattaaatgttgattctccaatttatcaatattattagaacTCTTATGTTAATGAGTAATGaccacaaattaattaaatatgtaattatataccttaatatatatttattaaatgtggttaatgattatttattcacaAATCTGTATAAgaaaaggtaaatattatttaaaatttaaaattatgtatataatacactaaaataacataaaaaaatacaagaaatatgcaatatatttaaatgtgaaaaatgtattgtttaactAAAAAGAGTTTATTCATTGTATTCATAAGTAAAACTCATTAAGCTATGAGTATgtcttgtatataaatttgcaAAAAGATTTTTTACGTTTAGTTTTTCATATAGTCATACTCGTAAACAATTAATGATACATAAGAAGGAATCTCGGCAGCCAACTTGTGTACTAGGGCATGGCATAACTACATAGCAGATATGGATGGTAGATTTGATGCGAGTGATCGACTAGCAATTGCCTAACTGCTACAAAGTTCCTTCTTATTGTAAACAGAATATAGACTTAATGAATCAAATTTAACTcatattttggtataattCTGATTGCACTAAAAAATATGCTAAGGCTTAAACATCCAAgctctaatattatactttcattATAAAACTGTTTGATCAATCTTAATGAAACAcgatcataaatatatatataatattatatatacataatttttttttcagagttCTGGTAAAAGTTCTGTAATAGAAAGTATTGTTGGTAGATCATTTTTACCCAGAGGTATTGGAATCGTTACTAGATGTCCTTTAATTCTTCAACTTGTCAACTGCCCTTTGACTGATAAGGAACACAGAAGTTCTGAAAATGGTAAGAGTAttcattttcatacattattaatgacTAAACTAGtagtgtattaattttaattatttattttacaataatataggtacggtTAATTTGGAAGAATGGGGTGAATTTCtgcattgtaaaaataaaatttttaaagattttaatgaaatacgaGAAGAAATTCAATCTGAGACTAACAAGGTTGCTGGCAGTAATAAAGGAATATGTCCCGAACCTATTAGCCTGAAAATATATTCCATACACGTATTGAATTTATCACTCGTAGATTTACCTGGAATAACTAAAGTAGATActgatgatttaatatttaaaattaaatatattcatgacattattaatttaaatattttaggttcCTGTGGGTGACCAACCAGAAGATATTGAATCTCAAGTGAAAAATTTAGTTGTCAAGTATATTCAAAATCCTAATTCAATCATTTTGGCAGTAAGTACTGCTAACACAGATATGTCAACTAGTGAAAGTTTGAAGTTAGCCAAAGACGTAGATTCCGAAGGAAAGAGAACTTTAGCTGTAATTACTAAACTTGATCTAATGGATGCaggtaatacttatttttcttaaattaaatttgctatattatttgtaacttaattttttttcaggtaCTGATGctgttgatatattatgtggtcGAGTGATTCCTGTTAAACTAGGAATAATTGGTGTTGTTAATCGATCACAACAAGATATAAATGACAATAAGGTATTTATGAAGAACTAAATATagcattagttttatatataaaacatattttgttgtttaccTTCAACTTTTTTGCAGTCAATTTCTGATGCTCTAAAAGATGAATCTACTTTCTTGCAAAGAAAATATCCTTCATTGGCAAACCGAAATGGAACTCCATACTTAACTAAGACACTTAACAGACTTTTAATGCATCATATTCGAGATTGTTTgccaaatttaaaagtaattatcaaGAAAAGTCTATTACTACTttcatactatttttacttattaaccACTGGTcatcaatcattattattgccaattatttattcaatagttTCTAATAAAAGTGTATGAAGGTATAagtatttaggtattattatacgttaaatactttgaatggaaattatcatttaattattattaatttaaatactataattatatggttaatattaaagttaagttattagtcgataacataattaatgaagggctatataaatttgaagaaTATTAAACAGGAAAAAACAAACTAGAATTGTTATTTTCATGAAAtggtatttcaaaaaaatgatataatttagaaatagtaTTTACAAGGATGAATATATTCTTAGAatgatatatttcaaaactattaacccagtaaaatattaatgaggaACCGTATTTTTCCGAAATCATCTAAATAAGGAAAATTTTGCTCAAGCttgtataaattgaaataatatttttgagtatattatttatgtagaaTAATGAATAGCGGGAATGAttccacataatatataatatactcaaaaataCGTTtccacattaatattttactgttttatattttcctgggttaatacagttttaaaaaacatctttctaataataaattgtacatctAAAAACCCATATATGTACTCcgtcattcaaaaataaaaagctttaaaaactgattgcttaaaaattaaaaaatgtataaaacaattgtatatttaattatatttttaagaataggtatgattttaatattttaaaaatagaaccaTATTCTCAttaaatcaaaagtaaaatatttaattattttgatgatcATTAATATCTTTTATCCACAAAAGGGAttgatttattagaaaaaacatCTATGCTTAGTatagttttattcattttaatatgtccattgtatttaatatatcaaaacattgaatatgtattaaaaaataaataaatggttaagtcatatgatattaattatatgctatattatagCAGAGATTGTGAATCTATGACTTTTAGTGACTCAAGGAAGTATCCAAAAGCAATAGAAATTTTTTAGGATTAACtagaaaaaagttattaaattagttgacTTGTAAGGGAAAATACAATTCcgctaaaattttttatttgacatatGGGTGTAGAAAGGTTCACTTTCCCTGctatatagcaatataaataatttgaagaaGTTTATTTGACCTATAAATGGTGTGTTTTTAGACAAGAGTGAATGTTATGGTTTCACAATTTCAATCACTTTTATATTCTTTTGGTGATGATGTAACAGATAAGAGCCAAACACTGTTGCAAATCATTACAAAATTTGCTGCAGCATATTGTTCAACAATTGATGGTACTTCTAAGAATATCGAAACAACTGAActgtaactaaaaatattgatttgttttttaataaatattctattatgtaattctatttatttataggtgtGGTGGTGCtcgaatatgttatatatttcatgaGACGTTTGGCAAGGTTTTGGATTCTATTCATCCTCTGACTGGTTTATCCAAAATGGATGTGTTGACTGCCATCCGGAATGCCACAGGGCCAAGACCCGCATTATTTGTCCCAGAAGTATCTTTTGAGTTGTTGGTAAAAAGACAAATACGCCGACTAGAAGAACCATCTTTACGATGTGTAGAACTTGTACACGAAGAAATGCAGCGTATGATTCAACACTGCGGAATTGAGTCACAACAGGAAATGATCAGATTCCCTAAGCTCCATGAAAGCATTGTAGATGTTGTTACACAGTTATTGCGTAGACGTTTACCTACAACAAATGCAATGGTAAGTTTGAGtcacaacaaaaaataattatatttatatttactatgttaCTGTTTAAAGGTTGAAAATTTGGTGGCTATTGAACTTGCATACATAAACACTAAGCACCCAGATTTTCATAGAGATGCAGAACTCGTATCACTCATGATGAAAAGTGCTGAAGAAGACGAATTTTCA
This genomic stretch from Rhopalosiphum maidis isolate BTI-1 chromosome 3, ASM367621v3, whole genome shotgun sequence harbors:
- the LOC113559612 gene encoding dynamin-1-like protein — its product is MEALIPVINRLQDVFNTVGYDAIQLPQIVVVGSQSSGKSSVIESIVGRSFLPRGIGIVTRCPLILQLVNCPLTDKEHRSSENGTVNLEEWGEFLHCKNKIFKDFNEIREEIQSETNKVAGSNKGICPEPISLKIYSIHVLNLSLVDLPGITKVPVGDQPEDIESQVKNLVVKYIQNPNSIILAVSTANTDMSTSESLKLAKDVDSEGKRTLAVITKLDLMDAGTDAVDILCGRVIPVKLGIIGVVNRSQQDINDNKSISDALKDESTFLQRKYPSLANRNGTPYLTKTLNRLLMHHIRDCLPNLKTRVNVMVSQFQSLLYSFGDDVTDKSQTLLQIITKFAAAYCSTIDGTSKNIETTELCGGARICYIFHETFGKVLDSIHPLTGLSKMDVLTAIRNATGPRPALFVPEVSFELLVKRQIRRLEEPSLRCVELVHEEMQRMIQHCGIESQQEMIRFPKLHESIVDVVTQLLRRRLPTTNAMVENLVAIELAYINTKHPDFHRDAELVSLMMKSAEEDEFSRQRMLRKYNVNNSVTGCDRDSVASTGSMKKTPRQHQADMNGEMNSVESSPATTPVHQVQNEMSGPSSVVSNFNSMDLQSPSNRNLSEKELRDCDVIERLIKSYFYIVRKSIQDSVPKAIMHFLVNFVKNYLQSELVTHLYKSEQVEELLNESEHISNRRKEAIDMLKALQNANNIISEIREVHVW